From Oreochromis niloticus isolate F11D_XX unplaced genomic scaffold, O_niloticus_UMD_NMBU tig00007510_pilon, whole genome shotgun sequence, one genomic window encodes:
- the LOC109201504 gene encoding uncharacterized protein LOC109201504 → MLYWSFIRPDKMATAWVSLLLFGVCVLLLSAPTVSAVSLSVSPNLQQFFSGSSSVYLSCVDDGQTADGWTVKRTRGGLTEDCGAAASEFSRINSSFCVFGLSTGGNFLCVSSSGHQSDEVSISVSEGGVILEIPALPVMTGSDVTLYCTPKEGERRKSYFFRDDVKLGSGPEGKWNLSKVQRSDEGLYSCHTDIHPRSPQSRLRVRDSSSPRSSAPTITALPPSPSMSVLRLVLHLVVFCPYVACTALALSIFSTSSGNTPFVSMETSHPAVQDDVTADVTTEHHF, encoded by the exons gtgtgtgtgtgctgctgctgtctgcaccGACTGTTTCTGCAG tgtctctgtctgtcagtccaAACCTTCAGCAGTTCTTCAGTGGATCTTCTTCAGTGTATCTGAGTTGTGTTGATGATGGACAGACAGCTGATGGATGGACAGTGAAGAGGACCAGAGGAGGACTCACTGAGGACTGTGGAGCAGCTGCTTCAGAGTTTAGTAGGATTAACAGTTCCTTCTGTGTTTTCGGTCTCTCCACTGGTGGAAATTTCCTGTGTGTAAGCTCATCTGGACATCAGAGTGATGAAGTCTCCATCAGTGTCTCAG AAGGAGGTGTGATCCTGGAGATTCCTGCACTTCCTGTCatgacaggaagtgatgtcactttGTACTGTACACCCAAAGAGGGAGAAAGACGAAAATCTTACTTCTTCAGAGATGATGTTAAACTTGGATCTGGACCTGAAGGAAAGTGGAATCTCTCTAAAGTCCAGCGGTCTGATGAAGGTCTCTACTCGTGTCATACTGATATTCATCCACGTTCTCCTCAGAGCAGActgagggtcagag ACTCCTCCTCCCCTCGTTCTTCTGCTCCCACCATCACCGCtcttcctccctctccctctatGTCAGTGCTCAGACTCGTCTTGCACCTGGTGGTCTTCTGTCCATACGTGGCCTGTACTGCTCTGGCACTGTCGATCTTCTCCACCAGCTCAG GTAACACACCTTTTGTTTCCATGGAAACGAGCCACCCTGCTGTACAAGATGATGTCACTGCTGATGTCACCACTGAACATCACTTCTGA